The Pantoea eucalypti sequence ATTGAGTTGCAGGCGATCGGCCTGAATCGGCAGCGTGCTGCCCTGCGCCAGATTAGCCAGATTCACTTCCCCATCGCGCAGCTCAAGGCTGCTGAAATGCAGCGGATCGCTGAACTGAATCAGCGCCAGGCCGAGATCAACCCGTTTCGCGACCAGCACCGCAGGCTGACCATCGTGACCAAAGCTGAAGTCATCCAGAATGATATGAGAGGGAGAAGAGAAATTGTGTTCAATTTTACTCAGGGAGAGATGCCATTCGGTTTTGTCGCTCACCCAACGGCTAAACCAGCCTGCACCCCACTGTGTCTGCAGCAGTACATAGATCACGACCAGGGTAAAAAGCAGCAGTAAAAGTAAGGTGAGGAAAAACTTTCCAATAAATTTCATAGCATCCTTCCCGAGTTAAATCCGGTGAGAGGTTGTTATGCCTGAATTACCGTTACAGCTCAACAGACTGGATGTAAATCCGAATAATTAGCAGGCAGGCCGAAGCCTGCCTGTGGCCTTACTTCTCTGGCGGAAAAATCAGGTTGAGCACGATTGCGGTAATACCGCCTGCGGCAATGCCGGAAGAGAGCAGCGTTTTCAGCCAGTCGGGGGCAAACTGCAGGATCAGTGGCTGCTGAGACACGCCCAGACCCACCGCCAGCGACAGCGCAATAATCATGATGGCGCGACGATTAAGCGGCTCGCGTGACACGATGCGAACACCTGAGGCGGCAATGGTGCCGAACATCACAATGGTTGCGCCGCCGAGTACCGGCTCAGGAATCATCTGCACCAGACCGCTGACCGCCGGGAACAGCCCCAGCACAATCAGCATCAGTGCGACAACAAAGCCCACGTAGCGGCTGGCCACGCCGGTCAACTGAATCACACCGTTATTCTGACCGAAGCAGGAGTTAGGGAAGGTGTTAAACAGCGCGGAGACAAAGGAGTTGAGGCCATTTGCCAGCACGCCGCCTTTCAGGCGTTTCATATAGAGCGGGCCGCTGACCGGCTGTTCCGACACATCCGAGGTGGCAGTGATATCGCCGATGGTCTCCAGGGAGGTCACCATAAATACCAGCATCAGCGGAACGAGCAGGTTCCAGTCGAAGCCCAGCCCGTAATAAAGCGGGGTCGGCACCACGATCAGCGGCTGATCAGCAGGAATACCGGCTGCCGGCAGCATGCCCATCGCCCAGGCCAGCAGATAGCCCACGGCCATCGCAATCACCAGGGAGGCGACGCGCAAATAGGGGTTTTTCTGCCGGTTAAGCAGCACGATCACCAGTAGCACGGCGCCAGCCAGCATCAGATTCTTTGGTGCGCCAAAGGTATGGTCACTCATCGCGCTAAAACCGCCGC is a genomic window containing:
- a CDS encoding nucleobase:cation symporter-2 family protein, whose translation is MSTNPQPDQPSATQSELIYRLEDRPPLPQTLFAAGQHLLAMFVAVITPAILICQALGLPAEDTRHVISMSLFASGVASLLQIKTWGPVGSGLLSIQGTSFNFVTPLIMGGMALKNGGADVPTMMAALFGTLMVASCTEMVLSRVLHLARRIITPLVSGIVVMIIGLSLIQVGLTSIGGGFSAMSDHTFGAPKNLMLAGAVLLVIVLLNRQKNPYLRVASLVIAMAVGYLLAWAMGMLPAAGIPADQPLIVVPTPLYYGLGFDWNLLVPLMLVFMVTSLETIGDITATSDVSEQPVSGPLYMKRLKGGVLANGLNSFVSALFNTFPNSCFGQNNGVIQLTGVASRYVGFVVALMLIVLGLFPAVSGLVQMIPEPVLGGATIVMFGTIAASGVRIVSREPLNRRAIMIIALSLAVGLGVSQQPLILQFAPDWLKTLLSSGIAAGGITAIVLNLIFPPEK